One genomic region from Kineobactrum salinum encodes:
- a CDS encoding DsbC family protein: MTHRVFTALLPLLAPLLAVSAAAGEPAPGEVVDTLRKKLEVPSAGLTVGTVEASEMPGMYAVQFKEGPLVYATADGEYFIVGDLFTVGPAGYVNLAEKRRDTQRTEQLEGLATADMIVFPAQDKRRTHITVFTDVTCFYCQKLHREVPELNKHGVEVRYVAYPRAGLGTEGYRKLATAWCAEDRPTTLTRLKSGEAVPESVCKDNPIASQYELGKNMGVRGTPAIITSSGQMIPGYQSAEELMRTLDLE, from the coding sequence ATGACACATCGAGTATTCACCGCCCTGTTGCCACTGCTGGCCCCGCTGTTGGCAGTATCGGCCGCAGCCGGCGAGCCGGCGCCGGGGGAGGTGGTCGATACCCTGCGCAAGAAACTCGAAGTGCCCTCGGCGGGGCTCACCGTGGGCACGGTGGAAGCCAGTGAGATGCCCGGCATGTACGCTGTGCAGTTCAAGGAGGGGCCACTGGTCTATGCCACGGCCGATGGCGAATACTTCATTGTCGGCGACCTGTTTACGGTCGGACCGGCCGGTTATGTCAACCTGGCCGAAAAGCGCCGCGATACCCAGCGTACCGAGCAACTGGAAGGACTCGCCACAGCCGACATGATCGTATTTCCCGCACAGGACAAGCGCCGCACCCACATTACAGTATTCACCGATGTCACCTGTTTTTATTGCCAGAAGCTGCACCGGGAAGTACCCGAGCTGAACAAACACGGCGTGGAGGTGCGCTATGTCGCCTATCCTCGGGCTGGCCTGGGGACGGAAGGGTACCGCAAGCTGGCCACGGCGTGGTGCGCCGAGGATCGCCCCACCACCCTGACCCGGTTGAAAAGCGGCGAAGCCGTGCCCGAGAGTGTCTGCAAGGACAACCCGATAGCGAGCCAGTATGAGTTGGGCAAGAACATGGGGGTTCGCGGCACGCCGGCCATCATAACCAGCAGCGGTCAAATGATCCCCGGCTACCAGTCCGCAGAGGAATTGATGCGCACTCTGGACCTCGAATAA